The Leucobacter viscericola sequence GCATGTACGGTGGCGAGCACTCGGATCCGAACGTGATGTACTACCTCACGATCTACAACGAGCCGATCGTTCACCCGGCAGAGCCGGAGAACGTTGACGTTGAGGGCATCGTGCGCGGCATGCACCTTGTCAGCCCCGCCGCCGAGGGTGCGCACGCAGCGCAGATTCTCGCCTCGGGTGTTGCTGTTCCCTGGGCGATCGAGGCACAAGAGATCCTCGCTCGCGACTGGAACGTTGCGGCAGACGTGTGGAGTGTCACCAGCTGGAACGAGCTCAGCCGTGACGGTGTTGCCGCAGAGGATCACAACTTCCGCCACATGGATAAGCCAGTTCGTGTGCCCTATCTCGCTGAGAAGCTTGCCGGCCACGACGGTCCCGTTGTTGCGGTGAGCGACTGGGCAAAGCTGGTTCCCGAGCAGATCCGTCCGTATGTTCCGGGTGACTACTCGGTGCTCGGTGCTGACGGCTTTGGCTTCTCAGACACGCGCCAGGCAGCACGTCGCTACTTCGGCATCGACCGCGAGTCGGTCGTCGTGAAGGTACTGCAGCGGCTCGCCGCTCAGGGCAAGATCGACGCCGATATTCCGGCGAAGGCTGCCGAGCAGTACAAGCTCAACGACGTCAACGCTGGTTCGACCGGCGGCGCCGGCGGAGAGGCCTAGGCGGGGCATCCGTGGCTGAGCGCTCAAAAGAACAGGAGCTCGCCTGGTTACGCACCATCGCGGGTGAGCTCGCCACGCAGACCATCGCGCGGCTCGACGAGACCCTGCCCTGGTACGGCAACATGCCGCCGAGCCGCCGCTCGGCGGTGGGTCTCGTCGCCCAAACCGGCATCAGCTCGTTCATTCAGTGGTACGAGAACCCCTCGGCAACCCCGTGGATCGCCTCTGACGTGTTCAGTTCGGCGCCCCGCGAGCTACTGCGCTCGATCAGCCTGCAGGAAACGCTGCAGCTGATTCGGGTTGTTGTGTCGGTGGTTGAGGATCGCGTGGCGCCTCGAAGCGAGGCGCTGCGCGAGGCGATCCTCCACTACTCTCGTGACGTCGCTTTCGCGGCCGCCGATGTCTATGCGCGAGCCGCAGAGGCCCGTGGGCTCTGGGACGCGCGCCTTGAGGCCCTCGTCGTCGACTCGATCCTTACGGGCGAGTCTGACGACGAACTGCCGAGCAGGATCGCGGCGCTCGGCTGGCACGGAGACGGTGAGGCCGCGGTGCTGGTTGGCACCTCGGAGCGCTTCGTTGACGTCGACCAGCTCCGCAGGCTCGCGCGACACGCCGGTGCTGATCTGCTGATCGGCCTGCAAGGAACTCGGCTCGTGGTGGTACTGGGACGCATGGCGATTCCCGTCAAGGATGCAAACGGGGCTGAATCAGTTCCGCTGAGTTTCCTTGAAATCGCGCAGCGACTCTCCGACAGTTTTTCTGAGGGCCCACTGGTGCTCGGCCCGACGGTTGAGAACCTCGTGGAGGCCTCCCGCAGTGCCCGTGCGGCGCTCGCCGGTGTCGCCGTGGCGCGCGCCTGGCGCAACTCGCCGCGTCCGGTACTGGCCGACGATCTGCTCCCCGAGC is a genomic window containing:
- a CDS encoding PucR family transcriptional regulator, which translates into the protein MAERSKEQELAWLRTIAGELATQTIARLDETLPWYGNMPPSRRSAVGLVAQTGISSFIQWYENPSATPWIASDVFSSAPRELLRSISLQETLQLIRVVVSVVEDRVAPRSEALREAILHYSRDVAFAAADVYARAAEARGLWDARLEALVVDSILTGESDDELPSRIAALGWHGDGEAAVLVGTSERFVDVDQLRRLARHAGADLLIGLQGTRLVVVLGRMAIPVKDANGAESVPLSFLEIAQRLSDSFSEGPLVLGPTVENLVEASRSARAALAGVAVARAWRNSPRPVLADDLLPERALAGDGLARRTLIEQIYEPLAAQSGELMETLWCYLDNGRSLEATARELFVHPNTVRYRLKKVSEIIGWNATGAREALILQSALIAGSIAQHGARRSSTPRERAVTTKK